Part of the Spinacia oleracea cultivar Varoflay chromosome 5, BTI_SOV_V1, whole genome shotgun sequence genome, aaaaaaaataaggaaacaaatatTCTAGTTCATATTTTCTACTTTGATTAGGAGTAAGTTAACAAATTATACTAGTGATGGAATTCCGAAGTGGTTAGATCTGTTAACGAATTAGGAAAGTTAACAAATTATACTAGTGAGtactagacctggttatcgggcggggcgggtcagggtcggtgcgggtcaaaagagggtcgggtattgaaagggtcatttttagcgggtcgatagtgggcgggtcaaaagcgggtcgtgggtcaatagcgggtcattagtgggcgggtcaataaacgagcaatgaaaaatgaaaaacaaaagagccatgtgcaagtacaagtaaatacgaagctatacacgtaattttttgaatcattactattttaatgttcaaaataattgtagtataagtttgaccctataatgaccctgtccaatagaggccctgtccaataagagccctgcccaataaaaaccctattaacttgaccctaacccaaTATCTATTGGaataccctgtccaataaccaggtctagtgaGTACTGAGTTAGTGACACGAGTTTGAAAAAAATAGGAAAGAGTTTACATCTTTGACGAACTGTGGCAaacagtatttttttttattattattattaatttttttttttttggtaataaaaCAAGAAACAGGAAAAACTGCTTTTCTCGCCTGAGCGGCTAGAAAATGAGTCTTAGCAACAGCCGATCTAGGAGCTTTAGAATAACAAAAATACGCGAAGGGCGGAATAAAAGAAAGGATATCTCGAATTAGGGACCTGACTTCCATCTTAGCCATTGACGGTATCTTTCCTCCACGGGTTATTTCGAGCTAATATACCTAAGGATTAGACCTGGTTATttgacagggtagtccaatggatatagggttagggtcaagttaatagggcttttattgggcagggctcttattggacagggtcattatagggtcaaacttatactacaattagtttgaaaataaaaatagtaatgatacaaaaaattacatgcatagcttcgtatttacttgtacttgcacatggctcttttgtttttcatttttcattgctcgtttattgacccgcccaataatgacccgctattgacccgcgacccgcttttgacccgcccattatcgaccctctaaaaatgaccctttcaatacccgaccctcttttgacccgcaccgaccctgacccgccccgcccgataaccaggccTACTAAGGATGTATGTGTGTTGAATCGGGTTGAGCCATGTGACTTGGGTCTAACAGGACCGACAAGTGTCAGGGTAggccatttttttttcaaaagtgcAGCCCATGCCGAGTGTTGGGCTGGACCATGTCAAGTGTTGGGGCAGAGGGGTGGATGTCTTGCCTAAGCCTAATTTTCTCCATTTAGTGTACCATGCAGCATCTTGTTTTTTCCAAAACAAATGCGGCCAAGACCCCCGCCCACAGCTTCGTGCTCGTGTCGGATTGTACTTTTTTCGTAACCATACTAGATCATGCTCTTTTTGGTGAATGGACCTCGGCCCGGTCTGATCCAGTGTCATCTTTATAAACGGTATAATGTAAACCAAAAAGGAAGAAAATCACACCCTTATGATGAAAAACCAAAGAAACAGAATCTCAAAGGATTACAAACATTTAAGGAAATAAATCAACAATATATCTAAACTAATTAATGATTTATTATCCCATACGAATCAAAATATTTATTGATACTAGTGCAAAATGatgtatattataaatatataatctcaTTAATTTGTTCTTCCCCAAACCCTCCCtagaaaccaaaaacaaaaatgtcTTCCAAATCTGTAAAACTTGCATTCCTCTGCATCATCTTCTCCATCCAATCCTTGACCCTAATCAAAGCAGACGAAGCACTAATCACAAAATTATGCTCTTCAACCTCATCCCCAAAAGTCTGCACCAATTGTCTCGAATCAGACCCGAGTAGTAAAACTGCAAATGATGTTGGTTTAGTTGACATTTCCATGATTTGTGCTACAAAAGACATGGACATCTTATACCAGGATTCATTCAGGTATCAAGGTAATACTACTGATCCTGCAACAAAAGAGGCTCTTAATCAGTGTTTAGATCAATTTGAGGATGCTAAAACCAAAGTTAATCAAATTTCAGATACAGTTCATAGCAGAGATTTCAATCTTGCACAACAACTTAGTAATAAAGTCTCACAACAGGTTATGAGTTGTAATCAGTTTTTTCAGGCTAAAGGGGTTCCAATGCCAGATGTTGTGGCTAATGACTTGAGTACTGTTTCTGGTGATTGGATTATTGTTATGGACATTTTGGGTTCTCTCAAGTCTTGATACTTTATGAACTAGCACTTTTATGTAGTTTGTAATTTAAAAACGCAAACACAATAATATTTATTGATTAATTATTTCTTGCCGTTTTTATTGATATGTTTTTCCTTGTTTTAATATTTAGTGATTttagtaaatatatattttaattaaattgatgCCCTTTTATTTGTAACATAAAATGATTTAATTTTTTGGTTTTAGGGTAAAATAAGCAATCACTTTTTTGACACAAGTTTGAAAAAAATAGCAAAATTGTTTGATCTTTAACGAACTGTGGCAAACATGCAGTATATTAACGACAATGTTTGTGTAAGATCGCCTTACTTAAAAGATCgttttgattgcttaactaattgatttcattgcttaactaactagctctttttttttttgacaagtaaGAGAGCTTTTTTCTATATTAATCAACAACTATTACAAACTAAGCACAACTAAAGGGAGACAAACCTTCTAGGAATGACCCCCTCCACTTTAGAATGCTAAACAAAGCTCAAAAGAGCAAAAACTAGTGCTATTATAGGGAATACAGCCAATCCCTATCTCTAGCACTCACTTTCTTACCTAGGATACTCTTAATTCTATGCCTAACAACAAATTGAATACAACTTACACTACTATCCAGAGAGGGGACCATGACATCCCAAATAGCTGAATTTCTTGCCTTCCAAATCTGATAGACCACTCCTGCAACAGCAGCATATATAGCAGACTTTCCTCCTAAAACCACCCACACAGTACCTATGAGCCCACTTAAGGATCATGAACAAGCTTGTTCTGTGAGTGCTGAATTCCAACCAGTGAAGAACTTTCCTACAACATTCTGTGCTGTAGTGGCAAGAGAAAAACAGATGAGAGCTATCCTCTGTATGTAAACCACAGAGGGCACAAATATCATCATCAGTAACCCCATAAGGGAAGAGCCTGGCTTTGGTTTTTAACCTGTCCTGTAGAGCTAGCCAAAGGATGGCCCTATGTTTTGGAATGGTGAACCTGTTCCAAACAAAATGAGACCAATTGGTCTTATCTTGTTGCTCACTCAGTTGCCTATACATGTCACCAATAGAGTATTTTGTGGTTGTTAACCAAGAGTCAGAGTCAAGTCTGTTGGTGCAATCTAGTTTGACTTTACAGATGTACTTGACTGCTCCACTGACAACTACAGAGGGCATGTACACCAGCCAATTCTTTtgtttaacataaacaacatgAACCCATTTTACCCATAAATTATCTTCCTTTTGAGCTTATGGACCATGCCAATTTCCCAACTGCTGCTTGATTCCAGATAGCAAGGTTTCTAAATCCAAGTCCACCTTGTGTTTTTGAAACACAAAGGTTAACCTAAGCCACATGACCAGGTCTACTATCATCATAGGTACCATGCCAAAGATAAGCTCTGCAAACAGAGTTTATTTTCCTAATCACTCTTAGGGAGGATGAAGATTTGGCACCAGTACACACTGATACTCATCAGAACGTACTGAGTTGACAAGCTGCATTCTTCCTGCAAATGATAAGTGTCTTGAACTCCAAATTTTAATTCTAGCAACCATTTTGTTCACCAGTTGTTCACATTCACCAGCTTGAAGTTTTCTGGTACTAATTGGCACACCCAAGTATCTAAAAGGTAGTTCTCCAAAGCTGAATCCAGAAATAGCACCAATTCCTTCTTTGTCAGTATTGGAGATGCCACAGCAGTACACTGAGGATTTGCAGGGATTTGCTTGGAGGCCAGTAGTGTTTGAAAACGGGTGGAAGCTTTCCAAAAGCAGGCTAACTGAGGTAATATCACCTTTACAGAACATCAGcaaatcatcagcaaaacaGAGGTGATTCAATTGAAGAGTTCTACACCTGGTATGGAACTTGAATTGAGGGTGTTCACCAACTGTAGACATAGCCCTGGAGAAATACTCCATGCATAAAGTAAAGAGAAGGGGGGGAAGGGGATCCTCTTGTCTGAGAAATACTAACTAGCTCTTTTGAACGAGCAGTTAGATATTAGTTGTTTAGCGGTATTTTAAAGTCCTAATCTTATTGGAAGTTTGTGATTTTAGTGAGATATAGGTGGAATTTTAAGGTtgaaataatatataaaattaaatgaaatattaatattgaTTGAGATGAAGTAGAAAATGTtgaataaatatatataaattaaatagttaattgatgttgaatgaggAATGTGGAGTGGTAGGTGCGTTAGAAATATAgcaaacaacaaaaaggaaatttaaaaaaaaaaaaaccaaaatgaAGGATGGATGGAGGGAAGACACATGTCATTTAATTAtggaaaatttgccaaaaatgaccttttataacacaaattttgcgagaaaggaccttataattttttttttgtgaaagcacaccttaatgtaatttttttttgcgagaaaggacttAAGGggagtttccggcattgactgggcttttccggccattgacttacACGTGAGCAGCATGTGTGGCTTAAGTTGGCTACCCATGAGTCACTTCATTTTAGACGGCATTCCACGCAAAACCCTTATTGAGAAAACTGTTGCTAGAGTTAGAGGTTAGGCTGCAAAAATGCGAAGCTTTCAGATTTGTAATAGCTAAAGCTATGCTTTTGGAGGGGATCATAACTTTATTCcgcttaagcgaagcttttTTTGACTTGCTTAAGCATCGCACTAAGCGAGTAAACAAAAACAGAGCTTTAGCGAGTCAACTTCCAGCTGTGATTGAATCAGTAAGCGCTGCAGATGTCTAAGGAACTCGGCAAAATGACCCCGTAACTTCGGGTCCATAGACTGCAGTAAAAGCAGCACCAAAATTCCCCTCTGAATCCAGATCGAAGACACTTTTTAAGGATCGACGTCGATACGAGAAGCAAATTGTTGTGTGGAGGAATCAATATCTCGACATAAGCCAAGGGGATCCCGGAAGTTGGAAAAAAATGGCTCCGTCTTCCGCTAAAGACactgattttcccgagtcttgatttttcaaacttgatttttttttgttttttttttcaactttaagttttaaagcttagaattttggaggaaaattgggtgtggttagcaaaataaagccacatgtgcttctcacgtgcaagtcaatggccggaaaaactcagtcaatgtcggaaacttacttttggttgtctttcgcaaaaaaaaaaagttaaattaagttgtgatttcacacaaaaaaaatcgcaaaaaaaaattacattaaggtgtgatttcacaaaaaaaattatataaggtcatttctcgcaaaatttgggttataaaaggtcctttttagcaAATTTGTCTTTAATTATCTATGGTTTTGCTAGTTATAGATTGGTGtcattgtttattaattggctacattgattaactaatttgctctattgtttaacttatatgacacctaGGCGGTCTTGTATGTAAGATCGTCTTATAAAAAAAGTTGTAGTATACTAATTGACGGTATCTTTTCTCCACGGGTCTTTTCGAGCTAATAtacctaaagatggttgtgtgCTGTGTCAGTTTGTGATACGGGCTGAGCCCATGTGACTTGGGTCTAAACGAGACTGGCTTATGACAAGTATCAGGCTGGGCCAAAATTTTCAAAAGTGAAGCCCATATCGAGTGTCGGGCTGGACCATGTCAAGTGTAGGTCGGGCGGGAGGCTGTTGTTCCTAAGCCTAATTTCTAAGATGCGGCTAGACCCCAGCTACGACTTCGTGCTTGCATCGGATTATGTTTATTTCGTGGCAGGTTATGCTTTTTTTGGTGTATACGGGGAAATAATATTACAAATAATCTTGCAGCGGAAATAATATTCGTTTTCCCTTCgtgtataaataaaataggctAACAATTATATCTctataatataataaaataactcACAAAGTCATTATAAAATATAAACTAATATCCAATGGTATACTCCCAAAAATATAACGTGTTTCTCTATATCTAAATTATGTTACAATGTTATGTACAATTCCTGAAAATGTTATTAAATAACTATAAATCTGATTACATATTTATAATCAACCTATTATTAAGAAACTGAATGCACATTATCGCTGAATAATTTGCCAATAATATATTGTTTCATGTTTTCTCatttctctccttttttttcGCTCCTTTTATTTCTCTAATTCTTTGCTAATTACATCTTCTCCAAATTAAGGAGAAATAACCAACATTATAATCTGTATAGTGTAAACCAAAAAGAAACAAATCACACCAAACATGTCCTCCAAATCTGTAAAACTTGCATTCCTCTGCATCATCTTCTCCATCCAATCCTTGACCCTAATCAAAGCAGATGAAGCACTAATCACAAAACTATGTTCTTCAACCTCATTCCCAAAAGTTTGCACCAAATGTCTCCAATCAAACCCAAGTAGTAAAACTGCAACAGAT contains:
- the LOC110775097 gene encoding pectinesterase inhibitor-like → MSSKSVKLAFLCIIFSIQSLTLIKADEALITKLCSSTSSPKVCTNCLESDPSSKTANDVGLVDISMICATKDMDILYQDSFRYQGNTTDPATKEALNQCLDQFEDAKTKVNQISDTVHSRDFNLAQQLSNKVSQQVMSCNQFFQAKGVPMPDVVANDLSTVSGDWIIVMDILGSLKS